The Marinilongibacter aquaticus genome has a window encoding:
- the rpsU gene encoding 30S ribosomal protein S21, which translates to MIQVKVKENESVERALKRFKKKFERTGVLRELRGRQQFTKKSVKRRFEILNAAYKQKTYGHLDD; encoded by the coding sequence ATGATACAGGTAAAAGTAAAAGAAAACGAATCAGTAGAAAGAGCTCTAAAACGTTTCAAAAAGAAATTCGAGCGTACAGGTGTGTTGCGTGAATTGCGTGGGCGTCAACAGTTTACCAAAAAATCGGTAAAACGTAGATTCGAAATCCTGAATGCTGCCTATAAGCAGAAAACTTACGGCCATCTTGACGATTAA
- a CDS encoding tyrosine-type recombinase/integrase — translation MKYLLHEKRLSVHTHKAYQTDLNQFAQYILQVFFTEDLRKVNFREIRAWIVSLKEDELDHNSINRKIATLKAFYRFMQKKGFVEANPMRKISSLKKSSKPPVFVSEKAIDGLLKHEYVFDQSFEGLRDQLIIELLYGTGLRLSELIELKVNDVDLFSAKITVLGKRNKTRIIPLHKRLEKELEAYLAEREGQVSAAFAFLFFTDRKAKLYPVWVQRLTKKYLGLVDTKEKRSPHVLRHTFATHLLNRGAELNAIKELLGHSSLTATQIYTHNSIEKLKAVHSKAHPKAE, via the coding sequence TTGAAATATCTTCTCCATGAAAAAAGGTTGAGCGTGCATACGCACAAAGCTTACCAGACCGATCTCAACCAGTTTGCTCAGTACATTTTGCAGGTTTTTTTTACCGAAGATTTACGGAAAGTGAATTTTCGCGAGATCAGAGCTTGGATTGTCTCCTTGAAAGAAGATGAACTGGATCACAATTCGATCAATCGTAAAATAGCCACACTGAAGGCCTTCTACAGATTCATGCAAAAAAAGGGTTTCGTTGAGGCGAATCCGATGCGGAAAATCTCTTCTTTGAAAAAATCCAGCAAGCCGCCTGTTTTCGTTTCCGAAAAGGCCATTGATGGCCTTTTGAAACATGAATATGTTTTTGATCAAAGCTTCGAAGGGCTTCGCGATCAATTGATTATCGAGCTTTTGTACGGAACGGGCCTTCGTTTGTCCGAATTGATTGAGCTGAAAGTGAATGATGTGGACCTGTTTTCTGCGAAAATCACGGTTTTGGGTAAGCGGAACAAAACGCGGATAATACCTTTGCACAAAAGGTTGGAAAAGGAGCTTGAAGCCTATTTGGCCGAAAGGGAAGGGCAGGTTTCGGCCGCATTTGCCTTCTTGTTTTTTACAGACCGAAAAGCAAAACTTTATCCGGTGTGGGTGCAAAGGTTAACGAAAAAATATCTTGGTCTTGTCGATACGAAAGAAAAACGAAGCCCGCACGTACTTCGACACACTTTTGCCACACACCTGCTCAATCGAGGAGCTGAACTGAATGCCATTAAGGAGCTCTTGGGGCATTCGAGCCTTACGGCGACTCAAATTTACACACACAATTCGATTGAAAAGCTTAAGGCTGTACACAGTAAAGCTCATCCAAAAGCCGAATAA